In a single window of the Bacillus clarus genome:
- a CDS encoding DUF2062 domain-containing protein, with protein sequence MIIVQTTKKTYSFFQRMWRILKFQYYKLLRSPEGAKKVSLGFAIGFGLEMLVIYTASLVYLIFYPIVRLAKGSFPAAVIGNIIGKISFLPVFLFPFAYALGKMIYPFDVQKIHHKPFTISDLFSSHIFTMLKSLLQSEVYVLIGMTIIGIVFGVISYFVVHYLYEKNRKLRLKKRKKRVRETLVQI encoded by the coding sequence ATGATTATTGTGCAAACAACTAAAAAAACATATTCATTTTTTCAGCGGATGTGGAGAATATTAAAGTTTCAATATTATAAGTTGCTTCGTTCGCCAGAAGGGGCAAAGAAAGTATCGTTAGGTTTTGCTATTGGATTTGGTTTAGAAATGTTAGTAATTTATACAGCATCGCTCGTATATTTAATATTTTATCCAATTGTTCGATTAGCAAAGGGATCTTTTCCTGCCGCAGTCATTGGTAATATTATTGGGAAGATATCATTTCTCCCAGTATTTTTATTTCCGTTTGCTTATGCGTTAGGGAAAATGATTTATCCATTTGATGTACAGAAAATACATCATAAACCATTTACGATATCAGATTTGTTTTCGAGCCATATTTTTACGATGTTAAAGAGCTTATTACAGAGTGAAGTGTATGTATTAATTGGTATGACGATAATAGGAATTGTGTTTGGGGTAATTTCATATTTCGTTGTGCATTATTTATATGAAAAGAATCGTAAGTTACGTTTGAAGAAAAGAAAGAAACGAGTGAGAGAAACACTTGTGCAAATATAA
- the argF gene encoding ornithine carbamoyltransferase, whose protein sequence is MSTIQVPKLNTKDLLTLEELTQEEIISLIEFAIYLKNNKNEPLLKGKILGLIFDKHSTRTRVSFEAGMVQLGGHGMFLSGKEMQIGRGESVTDTAKVLSHYIDGIMIRTFSHADVEELAKESSIPVINGLTDDHHPCQALADLMTIYEEAHTFKGIKLAYVGDGNNVCHSLLLASAKVGMNMTIATPIGYEPNKEIIKKALEIADETGASIEILNHPELAVKDADFIYTDVWMSMGQEGEEEKYTLFQPFQVNAKLVQHAKKTYRFLHCLPAHREEEVTGEVIDGSHSVVFEQAGNRLHVQKALLVSLFQNSEKPS, encoded by the coding sequence ATGTCAACTATACAAGTACCAAAGTTAAATACGAAAGACCTTTTAACATTAGAAGAACTAACACAAGAAGAGATTATTTCATTAATCGAATTCGCTATATATTTAAAAAATAATAAGAATGAACCGCTATTAAAAGGGAAAATATTAGGGCTCATTTTTGATAAGCATTCAACTCGTACGCGTGTTTCTTTTGAAGCAGGAATGGTTCAACTAGGTGGACATGGAATGTTTTTAAGTGGAAAAGAAATGCAAATCGGAAGAGGAGAAAGTGTTACAGATACGGCAAAGGTATTATCTCATTATATTGATGGAATTATGATACGTACCTTCTCACATGCTGATGTAGAGGAGCTTGCAAAAGAGTCAAGTATTCCTGTTATAAACGGATTAACAGACGATCATCACCCGTGTCAGGCGTTGGCGGATTTAATGACAATATATGAAGAAGCTCATACATTTAAAGGAATTAAATTGGCTTACGTAGGGGATGGAAATAATGTATGCCATTCTTTACTATTAGCGAGTGCAAAGGTTGGAATGAATATGACTATTGCAACTCCGATAGGATATGAACCCAATAAGGAAATTATAAAGAAGGCGTTAGAGATTGCAGATGAAACAGGAGCTTCAATTGAAATCTTGAATCATCCTGAATTAGCAGTGAAAGATGCTGATTTTATTTACACAGATGTTTGGATGAGTATGGGGCAAGAAGGGGAAGAAGAAAAATATACATTGTTCCAACCATTCCAAGTAAACGCGAAACTTGTTCAACATGCGAAGAAGACGTACCGTTTCTTGCACTGTTTACCGGCGCATCGTGAAGAAGAGGTGACGGGAGAAGTTATAGACGGGTCTCATTCTGTTGTTTTTGAGCAAGCTGGTAATCGATTACACGTGCAAAAGGCGTTATTAGTAAGCTTATTTCAAAATAGCGAAAAACCTTCCTAA